Below is a window of Actinomycetota bacterium DNA.
TCCGTCAACGGCAGAGGAGGTCGACATGGTCGAGGTCGGCGACCGGGTGCTGGTGGAGTCGGAGAAGGTGGGATCCGCCACTCGCAGCGGTGTGGTGACAGACGTGGATGGACGGCTGATCACGGTGCGCTGGGACTCTGGCGCGTCGTCGACGTTCGTGCCAAGCGCCGGCTGCCTGCA
It encodes the following:
- a CDS encoding DUF1918 domain-containing protein → MVEVGDRVLVESEKVGSATRSGVVTDVDGRLITVRWDSGASSTFVPSAGCLQVTSHESQAETANNS